The genomic interval tcttttatatatgagaatataaaatatgaaaataaatgagTGGTGTTTGGACACATTTACAAATAACTTTTtcattataaaaacaaaaataaatgcttagtttttataatttataaattttagcTTACATGTGTAATCATACGAGTGAAAGTGTTATAGTTAGTGCATCGATGTAAGACATGGGATGGGATTAATGTGATGTTTATAATatagtgttttttttatttaatgagtacaaaatatatttttaaaattaaaaatgcgAATTCTTAACAAATGGTAGtaaaatagaattaatttttcattaatatgaGTTACATTCGAATTAAGATAAATCtctcttttttatatataaaaaagtcAATAAAGAACGTGAGTGGCTAAGTTCATAacaaataatatcaaaatctattaaaaatgattttttttctcaattaaataatcatattttttatattaaaaatatgaactCATCACAAATGGTGTCCAAACCTACCTAACTATTTACTAACATTAGACCTCTCATGAGAGATATGGTACACTTGGGTTAAAGTGGGATGGAACAAAATGTCACGGATCCCACCAAAATTAGATATGAGATGAAATTTAGGTTCATAAATAAAACTCCTTCTCTATCTAATATGCATAgtttttgagttggaaacatGAATCATTAGCATCATGCAATCCTCCAAATCCTAAGTTCAAGTTacttttaaacaaaattatgaattaaatttttaaaaaaactattaatgtataataacaaatatttaacaaaagttttgttataaagttaaaaaaaatctctaaattatttaaaaaatttcaaataagtCATTATTCTTCTATTATGTTCCatcaaattttatacttttattttaagtgaAATGTCATTTGTCATTCTAAGTCACGTAATGCAAACATAGTATAATAACATGGTTATatgacttttttattttccacaTCAACGTTATGTAACTCTATGTGagtataaaataacaaatgacattttgactaataacaattaatcaactCTTAATTATAGAgacttatttgacttaaaatataattttaaaaacttgattgaacacaataaaaaaataaatatctatctaaatttttcatgaatagttcaaaaatttttttaaatattatgtcaaaagttttttaaagttttttataGTTTTACTTTACTCttgaataattttcaaaaattatagtAAGAATTACACATCATTTcacatttatcttttttaatttggtacaataccttattgatttcatttgtttttttatttttccaataaaaattttctttgttttattttttttccatccACTTAATACttataatttagtttaataaaagttgagtttttgttttttattttattaaaaataaaaaaataatattaaataattttatacattttaAAGCACCTCTGTTGCCGCGGTGGTTTCTCCAACCCAGCAGACCAAAACAACTTCACCAAATAAACTAACTTCTTATAAAGGCCAGtaggaattttaaaattaaaaactctGCCTCCTATTTTGTagaattatgatttttttctcctcttttgTTACTCCATTTGCAATCCAAAACAATTCAAGAGATATTGAACTttatttcctttcattttattatttttctttattttctcttaaatCTTAGTCATATTTACTACTATTAGACTGAATCTTATGGTGTGGCAAGAATAGACTATTTTTGGCATCACATGCACTCTGTCGAAGAGAAATTAGGTACTTTCAGCTGGTTTCACTTTGACAGCCCTAGAGAGATTTGATATCAAGATTAACGtgtaaaatgaaaacaaaaagggtaTGCTAATCCCTGATAATTTTACAGCGTAAACTAATATACATTCctctttaataaaaatgaaactGCCACAAGATGAGAGAGCAAGTCAAGCTTTTAACTACACTCGTTCTATTCCTGACTCCAAGTATTCCTGGGAAACATAAGCTTTGTTACAGGGATCGACATCATGAAAGGAGCGATTCGCAACACAAGCTCAAACTCGCTGTGCTACTGTCCATCTAGGGTCCCAAGTGACTCCTTGAGCAGTCTTTGTGCTTCCTCTCTCCTACTGGACAAGCAAAGAAACCAGATGTCAGAACTAAGCAAATAAAAGTTGTGTCAGTTGCTAATGGTACAAGTTGATGTAAGAAACAAGTATGCAATCACTTGCCAGCTATTAGCACAGCCAAACCACAACCAATTCTGGCCCCATAACCACATGGCTTCCTTTCCAAGAAACTCCCGCCACATACCTAAACTACTTATTTTGATATTAGAGAAGGGCATTTAGTAAGCCAGTGATAGCATTTATGAGATGTCATGTCCTTAGAATTCAGCGGGGAATGTCTATGTCCCCAGCAAAGGGGAAATGCAATTAAGGTAATAACAGCACGAGGATAGTAACGCTTCAATAGTCTCTTAGGAAAACTGCCCGAAGTGGATTTAGTGAAAAGGGAAAGAAGACAAAAACGAGAAAATTCAATTACTTCCTTGGCCGCTAACCATTTTCTACAGTACGTGTAATGAGGCATTACCACAACCTTCATAATGACAGCAAAATTCAAATCGCTAAATGATCTTATTCCATAAATCTTCTAAGCCACTATTAATTAAAAGCATTCTCAAAGAACGGACCAAACTCTTTAGACAGAAAATTTAGTTTGGAGCAGTTTCCAAGCATGTTTATATCCATACCTCTTAATATCCTCCAGAGCCTGTTTACGGCGTTGTATCTGAAGTTCTAGAATGTGAATCAGTGTTGCTCTAGCCTGCATAagcaaaatcaaaatatagaATGAGTACCACATAAATTCACAATCATTTACCAAGCAAAAACATGTCCAGATAACCCAACAACGTTTCACCTGATGAGGACGCAACGAGTTGAGCAAGTGGTGCAAGTTCTTGAATATAAGAGATATCTCCTCCACTCGTCTTGCATACTGTGATGGTCTCTCAACAAGAACATCAGCTAGCTCCAAAATATGCAGTTGCAATTCTCTGTTGAGCGACCTCAATTCCTTCTTGAAATCTGAAAATGGTCAAAAATAAATCTGGATTCAGCAAAGAGAAAAATGGTGAGAGAATCGTGTTTTCTAACTGTCCAATAGCCACAAAATCCCACAGAAAAAACATGTATTACAAACAAATTGCACTAAAAATTCACTCAAAAAATGTCTCATGATTTTCCACCTCATGAAATTTGATTACACTCaataaacttattatcattatttatttatagaaTGTTACTATTGGCTCCTTCCTTATCAACTATTTGCTAAACCGAGCCGAATTAAGGGCTAATGTTCAACTATAAGCAGAAAAATAATACTACTAGCAACCAGGGTCCAGGAATAAAGCATGCTAAAATTAACTCCAATAAATGATTTCACAAAGTcatagaaacaaaaatgaaaaagcaagaaaaagaaattaccaACGTTAGGTCCTTTGGGATAGAGTTGCCGTACCCCTTGCTCTTCCAAGCTTGGAAGCAAATCATCAGTCTACCAGCCAAAAGAAACAccataaaatcaaatttcaataagtataaataattcaaacccaatcaaaataataataagtaatTTACTGAAACAAGAGATAATCTCACAGTGTAACTGCCACCAAAGCAAACGTAGGTGCCTTCGATTGGAGGCGGAGGCTCCGGGGCCGATTTAGGGTTTTGTAAGTAATCTTTGTAGAGCCTATAAAACGGCGGCGGTGGCGGGTAGGTAGCTGTTGCCATCGTTGATCAGCCTAACACTTCCAAAATGTTCAGAGACCTATATAAATTTCGATTAACAAAAGGGAGCTCTGTTTGGTTGCAGAGAAAACTCTAGAAAAGTGACCAGGAAGAAGATTGAAAAGCCAAGATTCGAAATCGAATAAATGGGGCCCAAAAGGGCTGGTTATATTTTGGGCCCGACCTGATTGAAAGCTCACCCGCCCAAAATTGAACCGGAGGGAATGGGCTAATTCTGAAAACCAAACAGGGGCAGAAGATGTCTGGTTACAAAATGGTGGCAGATATTTCAGTCAATGTAAAAGAACAGTTAAAACAGTTAAATATAAAAACGAAAAGAAGGGGCCTACCCTAATTTTAGCTTTAGCTTTTtcagattttctttttttttctctctttttgggAGAACGAGAGcggtaaaaaaataaaaaatgtaaagccAATGTTGATGGTTAAATCCTCAGAGTTTTTTACCttcattaaacaattttttctaaattaaattttctttttcatttttatgttCTGGTAGCGAGGGATTTTCTTTGATCGGATCGCTGGACTTTCCGgcatttgaaaatgatggaggtatttctctcaatttttttcttactacATTTGATCTAAGGAATAATtagaatataattaatattcgGTTCTTAATTTATGATCTTTCTAAATGTAGGAATTTTATGCTTTTctaggttttctttttttataatttcgtTGCCCGGGAATTTGGAGTGACTATATCTAAATTGGCGGTGATTGGATCTTTAGAAAATCAGTTGTGATTTGGTCAACATTGAATTAACCACAAAGAATGAGCTAAGAgattataaaaggaaaatgaaaatctgCGATTAGTTAGGCTGTAAAAttgttcattttaaaatttttcatattttgttaGGATAGGACCAGCAAATCGGTGAATTTATAACGTAATATATTGCCCTGTGATACAGAAATGTAAAGCATTTGTTGCAATCCTTCGTGTTGCCAGACGCGAAACTCAGGGCTGGTCGGaataatttttgaagaaattttttatttttgttattccGATGAGTTaaatttgaaagagaaaagCATAATCATTTGGCTGgagtttctttctcttttggtGGATTGGAGTTTGGGGGGTGGCAGTGATAATTTTACATAGATTTCTCATAGTTAATTGGCCACTAgaaatatttcttaattttgttcAGCCCCTTTAATAATCAAATAGCTAGCAAAGTATATTTTACACATAAGCAGATCAAGGTTTATAATTTGATGATAGACATTCTTTTCTGAGAAATCTGGTTACCCAAATAAGATGTCAACCTTTCTGTGTTTGTATTAGAAGCCAATCAATATGTTTCCTTGTTGATGATAGGCTATTGGATTTGAAGGTTGTTCAGTCTAGTTCTCCTTTTGGTTGCCaagtagttttttttataaaagccAGGCAGTAATATGTTGTATCTGATATCATTTTATAGGAATCTGCAACCACGGATCCTCCTGCAAGTGATGTAGAACTTGTGCCAGAGAAGATCAAAGATGCGAAAGAGGGAGGTCCAGCATTTCACTGTGACCTTTGTGATATAGAACTAGTTTACAAGATAGCTCAAGCATTCTTCCCAGGTTTAGCTACAGCTTGTGTCGACAATACAACAGGTGATGTGTTCAGGTCCCCTGGTTCAGTGGCTGCagaaattagaaaagaaatggtgGACTATCTGACGCAAAGAAGTGAAACTTTTGTGGCAGAATCTGTTGTCTTGGAAGCTGGTCCAGAGGCAGAAGCATCTGACCATCCTTACGATATCATTGCTTGTTTTATTGATGACTTTGCGAGTTCAAAGAGGAATTTGTTTAGTCGAGTTTCGGGATGGCTACTAAGTGACAAGAGAGAAGATAAGATAGATGATTTTGCACAAGAAATGGAAATTAATGGGTTTTGGTCAATAGACAAGAGAGAAGCAATTGTACAAACTTTACTGAAAAATGTTGACTTCAAGAATGCATTTCACTGTGACATGAAATTTCAGTCAGCGGATGAACTTGCTTTGCATGTCTCAGCTTGTGGCTATAGATTAATGAACTGCGAAAATGAGGGGTGTAATGCTAGATTTTCAGCTAATCAAGCAGAGAAGCATGATGCAGTTTGCCCTTTCAAGATAATTCCATGTGAACAAAAGTGCTCAGATAGCATCATGAGGCGTGAGATGGACAGACACTGCATAACTGTCTGTCCAATGAAGCTTGTGAATTGCCCTTTCTATGCATCAGGTTGCCAATCAGCCATACCTCATTATAAGATTGAAGAACATCGCTCCACAAACCTCCATTCTCACTTGCTATATATTCTTCAAGGCATTCACAAGGAAGCATCTGTGGAGGTTCTTAAAGAACGGGTTGAGCAACTGGAAAAGGTGAGTCAAGATGTTATTCAGAATGTCCTGCTCTgatacatatttatttttcttttttgctacTAAATGCAATCTGTTTCTAACTATCAAATGAGAGATAATTGACTATTTAAGCACTCTATATCTTTCTTTGCCGTTTGTGAATCCATTCCAGGAAACATCATGGCGAAGGGCTTTATAGAATTATCTAACATCATAACTTTTGCGACTAACTTCTATTTCTCGCTGAAAACAGACATATTAGGAGAGAGCTTTACCAACCTGGCGTTTTGAACCAAATCTGTTAGTCTGTACTTATATTACTGAACTACTTTTGGAACAGAGGACAAATGTGAATGGAAGCCATATAAATGATACCTACAAGATTCAGGAATACCAAGGTCAATATCTTATTAGGATGAGTTGGTAATGGACATGCATTTAGCagcctttctttctctaacgGTTGATTGCTTTTCAAGATATGCTTTATACGCAGTTGATGCATAATGTTTAAATGACCTGAGGAACCTTATTCAAATGAAAGCTGAAAGATTACATCTATTATTACCATGTtgattcttgtttttctttttaatattcaagcaaTGCTCTCACAGGAATAGGGATTGGGGATTTGCCACATTTTTGTGATACCACATGCAATTTGACAATTTTCttacctttttccttttgtgcttaattttattttcaccaAACGTGTGATATGATTTTAACACtcgaggaaagaaagagaacaaTGACCAGTCATGCAGAGTTAACTAAAATACAAATGATCAATTACTGTGCCTACCTCTGAATTGATTTGTGTGGATGTGTACATGCTAAATACTAGGGAAGGATTAGAGGAAAAGAGTTTCTGCTATCTGATAGACCTTTCAAATTTGGttataataatgataatgagACAGGAATGCATGAAAATATATGGTTTCAGCTCAACTTCAGGTTTGCAGCATAAACCATATATGGTGGAGCAGGAATGAAATGAAAGTCATTTCTGACATAAACTGCATGTTGTTCTATCCTCTTTTGTTCACATTTGGATGATAGATTTCATGTCTCTTTTAATGAAAgctatatttttctttcacaaCAGTCATCTTCTGGTAAGCTAGCAGACATCCGAGATGTGAGATCTCTAACATTCAGAGTCAAGGATCTTGATGCACAGCTTGGACCCTTGGTAGTTACTGcaacaaacaaaattaatgAAGAAGCCACAGAGGCAGCAGCAAAGCTTGAATCTGTAGAAGCCAGTGACACAAACAAGGATGTTGAAAAAGCTGTGCAAATGGAAGTCAAAGTTTCGGAAGCAAAGCCTCCATCATTAGAAGTTGCTCCAACAAACAAAGATAGCGAAGAAGCCACAAAAACTGAAATCAAGGATTCTGAAGCAAAGCTGCAGTCATTAGAAGTTGCACCAACAAACAAAGATAGTGAAGAAGCCACAAAAACTGAAATAAAGGATTCTGAAGCAAGGCTGCAGTCATTAGAAGTTGCACCAACAAACAAAGATAGTGAAGAAGCTTTAAAAATTGAAGTCAAGGATGCTGAAGCAAAGCCTCAGTCATCAGAAGATGATACAACAAACGAAGACAGGGAAGAAGCTGCAGAAAGAATAGTTAATTATTCTGAAGCAAGGCCTCCATCATTAGAAGTTACTCCAACTAACAAGGTTAATGAAGCAGCAATTGAGAATTCAGTCAAAGAAGTTGAAGAAACACTTCGGCCTTCAGAAGTTCACACAACAAACAGAACTAGTGAAGATGAAGGTATGGAGACTTCAGAACATATACCTAACAAAGTTGAAAGGTGAGGTGCGAATTGTTGGCTAATAGTTCTTTAACCAGCCATATACATTTCAGATATACAAGTGCATGTGGTTTTTTCCCTAtatcctttctttttgttgaattttgcGGTTATGTTCTATACACTTCTTACCTTTTTGTTAGCTTACATGCAATTTTTTGCCATACTTTTCATTACAATTTTGAGAGATTAAACAGGAAACTAGCTTCTTCTCTgctttataaaggaaattcaGAGGGGAGATCCAGCTTGATGATCCATCTAATACAAGTACCTActcaattatttttcttttcttttctttttaagtttgttttcctttaagaaagagaggaaaaagcAGAAGGCAAGGAACAGATGAACAAAATTTGGATGTTTTTGTTCAaaattgtcttttttttttacatatacAGTTTTAACTttaggaaagagaaaaagaaaagagaatggAGGGTCTTTCCACATGTTGAAAATTTCTCctttaacaaagaaaaaaaacaaatggaaaaggggaagggaagaaaaaaagttataatactataaaaagtctttaaattattttaaaaattttaaataaatttttattttttgttgaatttaattatgtatttttatttcagACTAAGagcaaaagttattttaaactcgaaactcttaaaaaaataatttttttaaagaataaaattttttaaaaaaatttaaaaaatgctCAAGATAAtagctttctctttttcttcttttaaaaacatatcaatttttcaaaaaataccCCTCTCAATCAATCTccctattttctctcttccttcACATATCACTTTTCTCCAATGCAACTTCACAATCTTCCTCTCTTTtatctctctctacaaagGCTACtagaaaaaatttagaaaacttAGCAACAAAtagtaaaatttaatatttatttattcttacaaaaattaagaaaaaaaatctaagaTTTAAAATTACATTTAGGTAttatttaaaggttttttctctttttcacaaaaaaaaaatctaatactattaGAGTTGTTCcgttttggatttttttataaatttctttgatttttaacatcTGAAATCTTGTATAAACTCGAAACAgatttgtttcattttgattcattaggaaattgaaaatgacaTGAATAGCaattatggtaattttaactaaaataacttatataatttattttgtcaaaCAGTTTACCTAATccttttaacttaattttaaaagtttcataATAGTTTTAGGTCAAACAGGCtctaaataaactcttataataacgcaaaattaattattattaattaaaataatatatgtcacataatatattaacttatcataataaaaaacaagATTATGTTACTATATCACATGAACATCATGTGTTATAAAAATGAcagatattattttgataaacggtaattaatcaatcattaaccataaaattttatttcgtaatgataaaaataaagatttatttaatttttttaaaatgatttaaaatttttttaaacattatgtcaaaaatatatataataaaaaataaaaaattctaatgTTGAAAATCTTAAAATGTTAAAGTACATAAGAGCAATTAGGAAATATGAGAAAGGCAGCCTCAATTGTTGGGTAGTGCCCAACAAGATGTGctcattttgatattttggtgacAATTGTTTGTTTCCGGCTGATTGATTGAGCCATGTTACAACATCAAATAAAATGCGGCCAAAAATGGCTGCATCAATCATGGGGTAGGTTTGATTTTCCCTACGGTCCGATAAAGCATGGACCAATTTATGGTATGAATCATCATTAGTTCCGCGGCATACATCCAACGTGCTGCTGTCACCATCATTCTTCGACATTAATTTCTATCTCAAAAAAACACATTATAAATATTGTCAAATAAATACTAGTACTATTCTTTTTCATTGGAGATTATTAGATTGCAATTCAACttgattaataaattattatttcattaataaatagTACATAATAATatctaaatttaatataactattttataattttaaattgcgCCATTTATACATTAGTTAGAGAAATTCCAAAAGATATTATTATAaccatgaaaatgaatgaaacCAACCATTAGACCCAAAGCTTGGCTCTAAAATAtaatgatatataaattagaTTGGATTGAGTCAACTAAGTCGAGCCTGATTTATCGATAACTCTAAATACAAACTttgaaatcaaaattcaataaaaaaaaatccacacatgtcatggattttataataataaggGAAATTATGAGTGGATGTTGaacttataaataataattttattttatttaataaacatatttttaaattaaaaatatcaaagtcaaaataatttaagaccAAATTAAATCCCTCGTATGCCCTTGACTCAAACACGAACCGACTGAAAAATCCAAGGACAAGATTAAGTAATTTTAGCCTCAGCCCTTATCCCCACTGTCCACCCAGCGACTGCTACATATACCCATTACAGTTCACCCTTCGACACCCAAAAAACAGGAAAGTTTGAAATTTCAGACATGGGAGTGGTGATCATCGACGGATCAACGGTGAGAGCCTTCGTCACAGACGAGGAACAGTTCAAGAAGAGCATGGACGAGAGTTTCGCAGCACTTGACCTCAACAATGACGGGGTTCTATCCAGGTCCGAGCTACGGAAGGCCTTCGAGTCCCTGCGCCTCATCGAGACCCACTTTGGGGTCGACGTGGCCACGTCCCCGGAGCAGCTCACCCAGCTTTATGACTCCATATTTGACAAGTTCGATTGCGATGGCAGCGGTAGCGTCGACCTGCCGGAGTTCAGATCCGAGATGAAGAAGATCTTGCTTGCTAT from Theobroma cacao cultivar B97-61/B2 chromosome 5, Criollo_cocoa_genome_V2, whole genome shotgun sequence carries:
- the LOC18599197 gene encoding mediator of RNA polymerase II transcription subunit 7a isoform X3; the protein is MATATYPPPPPFYRLYKDYLQNPKSAPEPPPPIEGTYVCFGGSYTTDDLLPSLEEQGVRQLYPKGPNVDFKKELRSLNRELQLHILELADVLVERPSQYARRVEEISLIFKNLHHLLNSLRPHQARATLIHILELQIQRRKQALEDIKSRREEAQRLLKESLGTLDGQ
- the LOC18599197 gene encoding mediator of RNA polymerase II transcription subunit 7a isoform X2, encoding MATATYPPPPPFYRLYKDYLQNPKSAPEPPPPIEGTYVCFGGSYTTDDLLPSLEEQGVRQLYPKGPNVDFKKELRSLNRELQLHILELADVLVERPSQYARRVEEISLIFKNLHHLLNSLRPHQARATLIHILELQIQRRKQALEDIKRYVAGVSWKGSHVVMGPELVVVWLC
- the LOC18599197 gene encoding mediator of RNA polymerase II transcription subunit 7a isoform X1, with protein sequence MATATYPPPPPFYRLYKDYLQNPKSAPEPPPPIEGTYVCFGGSYTTDDLLPSLEEQGVRQLYPKGPNVDFKKELRSLNRELQLHILELADVLVERPSQYARRVEEISLIFKNLHHLLNSLRPHQARATLIHILELQIQRRKQALEDIKSLGMWREFLGKEAMWLWGQNWLWFGCANSCRREEAQRLLKESLGTLDGQ
- the LOC18599199 gene encoding uncharacterized protein LOC18599199, translated to MGVVIIDGSTVRAFVTDEEQFKKSMDESFAALDLNNDGVLSRSELRKAFESLRLIETHFGVDVATSPEQLTQLYDSIFDKFDCDGSGSVDLPEFRSEMKKILLAIADGLGSCPIQMALEDDDQSFLKKAADLEAAKLEAQAS
- the LOC18599198 gene encoding uncharacterized protein LOC18599198 codes for the protein MMEESATTDPPASDVELVPEKIKDAKEGGPAFHCDLCDIELVYKIAQAFFPGLATACVDNTTGDVFRSPGSVAAEIRKEMVDYLTQRSETFVAESVVLEAGPEAEASDHPYDIIACFIDDFASSKRNLFSRVSGWLLSDKREDKIDDFAQEMEINGFWSIDKREAIVQTLLKNVDFKNAFHCDMKFQSADELALHVSACGYRLMNCENEGCNARFSANQAEKHDAVCPFKIIPCEQKCSDSIMRREMDRHCITVCPMKLVNCPFYASGCQSAIPHYKIEEHRSTNLHSHLLYILQGIHKEASVEVLKERVEQLEKSSSGKLADIRDVRSLTFRVKDLDAQLGPLVVTATNKINEEATEAAAKLESVEASDTNKDVEKAVQMEVKVSEAKPPSLEVAPTNKDSEEATKTEIKDSEAKLQSLEVAPTNKDSEEATKTEIKDSEARLQSLEVAPTNKDSEEALKIEVKDAEAKPQSSEDDTTNEDREEAAERIVNYSEARPPSLEVTPTNKVNEAAIENSVKEVEETLRPSEVHTTNRTSEDEGMETSEHIPNKVER